The Pseudomonas sp. LFM046 region CAACGCCGGCGGCAGTGCCAGCCCGTTCGAGTCCTGGCTGACCTTCCGTGGCGCCAAGACCCTGGCCCTGCGCATGAAGGCCCATTCGGCCAACGCCCAGGCCCTGGCCGAAGCCCTCGAAGCCCACCCGAAGGTGGCGCGGGTGTTCTACCCCGGCCTGCCGTCCCATCCGGACCACGCCCTGGCCCAGCGGCTGTTCCCCAAAGGCGCTTCGGGGATGCTCAGCTTCACCCTGCACGGCGGCCTGGCCGAGGTGGACCGGCTGATGCGCGGCCTGAAGAACACCGCCTTCGCGCCGTCCCTGGCGGGGGTCGCCAGCAGCATCACCCACCCCGGCAAGACCTCCCATCGCGCCCTGTCGGCCGAGGCCCTGGCGGAGCTGGATATCCACGACGGCACCATCCGCGTGTCGGTGGGCATCGAGGATGCGGACGACATCGTCGCCGACTTCGTGCAGGCGCTGGATAGGCTCTGATCCAGGTTCGACCTGAGGCGGGTCTCATTTCTGTAGGGGCGAATTCATTCGCCAAGGGCAGCGCAGCTGCCCCTAGCGGGCCTTGCAGGGCAGACCTTCGGCCTGCTTGGCGAATGAATTCGCCCCTACAGGAAAAGCACCGCCCGACGCGGGCGCCCGCTTCTATTCTTATTCAATAACGGTATTTCACCAGTCATTCTTATATCCGTTAATCTCGCGCCATAACTTGTTATAACAAGTAAGGAATTCAAGCGAAGGACACTATGGCCGAACTGCTCCCCCTCTCCCCGGTACCGCTCTACAGCCAGCTCAAGGAGCTGCTGCGCGGGCGCATCCTCGACGGCACCTACCCGCCCCACAGCCGCATGCCTTCGGAAAGCGAGCTGGGCAAGGCCTTCAACGTCAGCCGCATCACCGTGCGCCAGGCGCTGGGCGATCTGCAGAAGGAAGGGCTGATCTTCAAGATCCACGGCAAGGGCACCTTCGTTGCCAAACCCAAGGCCTTCCAGAACGTCACCACCCTGCAGGGCCTGGCCGAGTCCATGACCCAGATGGGCTACGAAGTGCTCAACCGCCTGCGCAGTTTCCGCCATGTACCCGCCAGTCCGTTGGTGGCGGCGCGCCTGCAGGTGGGGGAAGGCAGCCCGGTGACCGAGATTCGCCGCGTGCGCCTGATCAACCGGGAGCCGGTGTCGCTGGAAATCACCTGGCTGCCCAAGGCCGTGGGCGAGAAGCTGGAAAAGGCAGACCTCGCCACCCGCGACATCTTCCTGATCCTGGAAAACGACTGCGGCATTCCCTTGGGCCACGCCGATCTGGCCATCGACGCCGTGCTCGCCGACGGCGACCTGACCCAGGCGCTGGAGGTGGAGGAGGGCGCGCCGATCATGCGCATCGAGCGCCTGACCCACACCGCCGATGGCACGCCGCTGGACTTCGAACACCTCTACTACCGTGGCGATGCCTTCCAGTACCGCCTGCGCATCGACCGTCAGAAGGGACCCCAGGCATGAGCACCCAGCACCAGGATTACGACATCGTTGTCATCGGCGGCGGCACCGCCGGCCCCATGGCCGCGATCAAGGCCAAGGAGCACAACCGCGAGTTGCGCGTGCTGCTGCTGGACAAGGCCAACGTCAAGCGCAGTGGCGCCATCAGCATGGGCATGGACGGCCTGAACAACGCCATCATTCCCGGCCACGCGACGCCCGAGCAGTACACCAAGGAAATCACCGTCGCCAACGACGGCATCGTCAACCAGGCCACCGTCTACGCCTACGCCACCCACAGCTTCGAGACTATCCAGCAGCTCGACCGCTGGGGCGTGAAGTTCGAGAAGGACGAAACCGGCGACTACGCGGTGAAGAAGGTCCACCACATGGGCGCCTACGTGTTGCCCATGCCCGAGGGGCACGACATCAAGAAGGTGCTCTACCGCCAGCTCAAGCGTGCGCGGGTGGAGATCAGCAACCGCGTGGTCTGCACCCGCCTGCTGCTGGACGGCGACGGGGCCGCGTGTGGCGTCATGGGCTTCGACTGCCGCAGCGGCGAGTTCCGGGTGATCCGCGCCAAGGCGGTGATCCTCGCCTGCGGCGCGGCCGGTCGCCTCGGCCTGCCATCTTCGGGCTACCTGATGGGCACCTACGAGAACCCGACCAACGCCGGCGACGGCTACGCCATGGCCTATCACGCCGGGGCGGAGCTGGCGAACCTGGAGTGCTTCCAGATCAACCCGCTGATCAAGGACTACAACGGCCCGGCCTGCGCCTACGTCACCGGACCGCTGGGCGGCTACACCGCCAACAGCAAGGGCGAGCGCTTCATCGAGTGTGACTACTGGAGCGGCCAGATGATGTGGGAGTTCCACCAGGAGCTGGAGGGCGGAAACGGTCCGGTGTTCCTCAAGCTGGACCACCTGGCCGAGGAAACCATCCAGACCATCGAGGACATCCTGCACAGCAACGAGCGCCCCAGCCGTGGCCAGTTCCACGCCAATCGCGGCACCGACTACCGCCAGCAGATGGTGGAAATGCACATCTCCGAAATCGGCTTCTGCTCCGGCCATTCGGCCTCGGGCGTGTGGGTCAACGAGAAGGCCGAGACCAGCGTGAAGGGCCTGTACGCGGCGGGCGACATGGCCGCCGTGCCACACAACTACATGCTCGGCGCCTTCACCTACGGCTGGTTCGCCGGGGTCAACGCGGCGGATTACGTCGCCGGGCGTGCCTTCGCCGACATCGATTCCGACCAGGTGGAGCGCGAGCGGGCACGGGTCTTCGCGCCGCTCAACCGGGAACACGGCCTGCCGCCGGCCCAGGTCGAGTACAAGCTGCGGCGCATGGTCAACGACTACCTGCAGCCGCCCAAGGTGACGAAGAAGATGGAGATCGGCCTCGCACGCTTCGCCGAGATCGAGCGGGACCTGGCGCAGATGAAGGCCAGCAACCCCCACGAGCTGATGCGCGCGATGGAAGTGGCGGTGATCCGCGACTGCGCCGAAATGGCTGCCCGCGCCTCCCTGTATCGCGCCGAAAGCCGCTGGGGCCTGTACCACCATCGCGTGGACTTCCCCGAGCGCAACGACGCCGACTGGTTCTGCCATTGCCACCTGAAGAAGGGCGAGGACGGCTGCATGACCAGCTTCACGAAGCCGGTGGAGCCCTACCTGATTCCGCTGGATGCGGAGGAGCAGCAGGCCTACGACCGGCTGCGTGTGAAGACCGAAGCCGCCGCGTGAACGGGGACGCCCCGTAGGTTGGGTAGAGCGGAGCGAAACCCGACATGGAGCGCAACGCGCTCCTCGCCAGACCCATAACGAGAGCCCCAGACTCCAAGGAATCGTGAAATGGCCCATCAGCCCCAGGAAATCTTCTTCCGCAGCAGCGCGCCGGTGACCATCGATGAAGACAAGTGCATCGCTCACAAGGGCTGCACCGTCTGCGTCGAGGTCTGCCCCATGGACCTGCTGGCCATCAACCCGGCCACCCAGAAGGCCTACATGGCCTTCGACGAGTGCTGGTACTGCATGCCCTGCGAGAAGGATTGCCCGACCGGCGCGGTGACGGTGGAGATTCCCTACCTCCTGCGCTGACGATACCCATCAAAGCCCGACATCAGAAAGCAAACAGCCATCCGGCCCACCCCCGGACGCCTCACCTGAAAGCCCCTCGTTTCCCACCACCCAGCCATGTGGCGGAGACGATTCCAATACTCATGATTCGAGGGGAATTACCCATGCGTCTTCGTGCAACCGTCGCCAGCCTCGCGCTGGCCGTTTCCAGTCTGTCCGCCTCCGCCGAGACTATCCGCATCGCCATCGGCACCCAGGACACCACCATCAACTGCGCCACCGGCGGCCTGCTCATCCGCGAGCTGGGTCTGCTGGACAAGTACCTGCCCCATGACGGCAAGTACAAGGACGCCGACTACCAGGTGGAGTGGAAGAACTTCACCAGCGGCGCGCCGCTGACCAATGAAATGGTCGCCGGCAAGCTGGACTTCGGCGCCATGGCCGACTTCCCCGGCTCCTTCAACGGCGTGGCGCACCTCGACGCCGGCAAGCGCAGCCTGTTCATCAGCGTGCTGTCGGGCAGCACCCGAGGCAGTGGCAACGGCATCGTGGTGCCGGCATCGTCCAGCGTGCAGTCCCTGGCCGAACTCAAGGGCAAGACCATCTCCGTGCCCTTCGCCTCCACCGCCCACGGCATGCTGCTGCGCGCTGTCGCCGCCCAGGGCTGGGACCCGGAGAAGGACGTGCGCATCATCGCCCAGCCGCCGGAGATCGCCGGCTCCGCCCTGCGCAGCAACCGCATCGAGGCCCACGCCGATTTCGTGCCCTTCGCCGAGCTGTTCCCCAACCGTGGCTTCGCACGGAAGATCTACGACGGTTCCCAGGCCCAGGCGCCGACCTTCCACGGTGCCCTGGTGGACGCGGCCTATGCGAAGAAGTACCCGGAGATCGTCACCGCCTACCTGCGCGCCAGCCTGGAGGCCGACCGCCTGTTCGCCGAGTCGCCCGAGAAGTACAGCGAGCTGATCGAGAAGGTCACCGGCATCGAGGCCGAAGTGAACTACCTGTTCCACGGCCCCCTCGGCCTGCAGACCCGCGACCTCACCTGGAAGCCCGAGTACCGCAAGGCAGTGGCCACCTCCATCGACACCCTCAAACTCTTGAAGAAGACCGATCGTGGCCTGGACACCGACCGGTTCATCGACGACCAGTACATCCGCGCGGCCTTCAAGGCGTCCGGGCAGGACTACGACCAGGCGCTGAAGAACTACGCCCCGTTGCCGCTCAAGGCCAACGACGCGCTGACCGGCAAGCCGATCACCGACTTCAAGCGCCTGGCGCAGATCTGGGTGCGCGGCGAAGACAAGGTCCGTCACTACGCCTCGCCGGAAGCCGCACTGACCGCGTTGGCCCAGCTGGAAAAGGAAGGCAAGGACATCCGCGCCATCTACGCCCAGGCTGCCGACAGCGGGATCAAGTTGCTGGCCAACCAGGCCTGGTTCGTGCGCAACGACCAGGGTGAGCTGAGCGCCTTCCTGCTCAAGGAGCAGGCCGAGCAATACGCTCAGCGCAACGGTGGCACCGCGCTGGATTTCGTCAGCGCCAACCAGAAGCAGGTGGCCCAGCGCTGACGGCCCTAGCCCTCTCCCCTCGGGGAGAGGGGGACAGCCAGGAGAAGATCGATGACGAACCTTTACCGCTGGCCCCTGCGCCTCGCCTCGCTGGCTGCCTGCCTGCTGTTCTGGCAGCTGGCCGCCACCGCGCGGCTGGACCTGGGCCTGTTCACCTTCACCTATGTGCCCACGCCCGCTGCCGTGCTGGAGGCCGCCTGGCAGCTGGCGCACTCGAGCAAGCTGCTGCCGCACCTCACCAGCAGCCTGGCGCGGGTGTTCGCTGGCTACCTGGCCGCCGCGCTGCTGGGCGTACTGCTGGGCCTGGCCATCGGCCGCTCGAAATGGGCCGAAGACAGCCTGTTGCCACCGCTGGAAGTGCTGCGGCCGATTCCCGCCGTGGCCTGGATTCCCCTGGCCATCCTGATGTTCCCCTCGTCGGAGCTGTCGATGGTGTTCATCACTTTTACCGGCGCGCTGTTTCCCATCCTGCTCAACACCGTGCACGGCGTCGAAGGCGTCGACCCGCGCCTGATCGCTTCGGCGCGCAGCCTCGGCGCCGGGCGCGTGGCGATCCTGCGGGAGGTGATCCTGCCGGGCGCGACGCCGAGCATCGTCACGGGGCTGGCCATCGGCATGGGCACGTCGTGGTTCTGCCTGGTCACCGCCGAAATGATCTCCGGCCAGTTCGGCATCGGTTACTACACCTGGGAGTCCTACGTCGTGCAGAACTACCCCGACATCGTGGTCGGCATGTTGCTGATCGGTCTGCTCGGCATGGGCAGCAGCGGCCTGGTGAAACGTTTTGGTGCCCTGGCCACGCCCTGGTACCGCGCGCGGAGGACTGCCTGATGAGCGCCCTCGAGCAATCCGTGGAGCCCGGCCGCATCGAGGCCCGTGGCATTTCCATCCGCCTGGGGCAGGGCAGCGATGCCTTCGAGGCGGTGCAGGCGCTGGACTTCGCCATCGCGCCGGGAGAGTTCGTCTGCATCCTCGGTCCGTCCGGTTGTGGCAAGTCCACCCTGCTCGGCGCGTTGGCCGGCCACCTGCGCCCCAGCGCCGGCAGGCTGGAAGTGGACGGCCGGCCAATCAGCGGGCCATCGCCCGAGCGCGGCATGGTGTTCCAGCACCATACGCTGCTGCCTTGGCGCAGCGTGCTGGACAACGTCGCCTTCGGCCTGAAGATGCAGGGCCTGGGCAAGTCCGAGCGCCGCCGCCAGGCCGCCGAGTTCCTGCGTCTGGTGGGCCTGGAAGATTTCGCCGGCCGCTGGCCGAGTCAGCTGTCCGGGGGCATGCAGCAGCGTGCTGAAATCGCCCGGGTGCTGATCAACCGTCCGCGCCTCTTGCTGATGGACGAACCGTTCGGGGCCCTCGACGCGCAGACCCGCTCGCGGATGCAGGAACTGCTGCTGGATATCTGGACGCGCATCCGCACCACCGTGGTGTTCGTCACCCATGACATCGACGAAGCGCTGTTCCTCGCCGACCGCATCCTGGTGATGAGCCCGCGTCCCGGCCGCTTCATCGAAAACCTGCGCCTGGACTTCCCACGTCCGCGCCGCGCCAGCCTGCTCACCAGTCCTGGCTTCTCCCACCTCAAGCGCCACTGCCTGGAACTGCTGCGCCATGAAGAAGGCCGCGAGTTGCCACGCCTGACCCCGCTGGGCCTGCCCACCGACCACCCGCCACTGCGAATTGCCCTATGACCGAGCGTACTAGCGACAACCCCGACATCCTCGACCTGCTGCCGCGTCTCACCGATGACGACGCCGGCGTACGTCGCATCGCCCTGATCGAACTGGCCGACCTGGAAGACCCCGAAGGCTTGCCCTGGCTCACCGACGCCCTGGTGGTGGACCCGGCGGCCGAGGTGCGCGCCGAAGCCGCCCGCCTGCTGGAAGCCTGGGAAGAACCCGACGTGGTGCAAGCGCTCTGCGCCGCCCTGGCGGATGCCGCCGAGCCTGTGCGCCTGGCCGCCGCCCAGAGCCTCAGCGAACTGAAGACCCTGGAGGCCGGACGCGTGATCCTGCCCTGGGTGGCCCATGCCGATGCCTTCGTGCGTAGCAGCGCCCTGCGTGCACTGCGTGAGCTGCGTCTGGAGGAGGCTGCCGGCCCGGCCCTGCTGGCGCTGGAGGATGCCGAAGCTGTGGTGCGCCGCGAGGCGGTGGGCATCCTCGGCTGGCTCAAGCATGACGCTGCGTTGCCGGAACTGGCGCGATTGGCCAGCGACGACGCCGATACCGAAGTACGCCGCGCCGCCACCGGCGCCCTCGGCCTGGCCCGCGACGCCAGCGTATTGGCCGCGCTGTATGCGGCCTTGCGCGATACCACCTGGCAGGTACGCGAGGAAGCCGCCACCACCCTGGGCAAGGTCGGCCTGGCAGAAGCCGGTCCCGCACTCGTGCAGGCCCTGAGCGACGATTACTGGCAGGTACGCCTGCGTGCCGCCCGTGCGCTGGGTCGCCTGCGTTATCGCGAGGCAGGTGTGCAGTTGGCCGCACTCCTCGGCCACGGCATCGCCAACCTGCGCAAGGAGGCGGCGCTGGCCCTCGGTGAGTTGGGCGACGCCGCCGCATTGCCGGCCCTGCGCCAGGCCGCCGCCGACGGCGATCCGGAAGTGCGCAAGGCGGTACGCATTGCCCTGGCGCAACTGCAAGGGGCGGCCTGATGGACGCCCCCAGCGCACTGCGCAATTCACGTAGCCAGACGTCGCTGATGCTGGAGTGGGCGGATGGCGAACGCCAGACGATCAGCCACGCCCGCCTGCGCGGCGCCTGCCCCTGCTCGCAATGCAAGGCGGCGCGGTTGCGCGGGGTGATTGCGCTGGTGGATGAGGACGTGCGCCTGGAGCGCATTGCGCTCCAGGGCTATGGCGTGCAACTGGTGTTCAGTGATGGGCACGAACGGGGGATTTATCCCTGGGGGTATTTGCGGGAGTTGGGCCACGCAGGATCAGCCCGGTAGGGTGCGCTGCGCGCACTGGAATCTCCGCGCGGGACTTCTGGTGCGCACGGCGCACCCTACGAGGCAGGCTGCGCCGACGCACGCTCTCGGTTCTTCAGAACGGCCTGTCCCCCAGAATGGTCGCCCGATGCATTACCCGCCGTTGCGGCCGGTAGTCGTCCACCGCGAAGTGCTGGGTGATGCGGTTGTCCCAGAAGGCCACGTCGTTTTCCTGCCAGCGCCAGCGGATGGTGAACTCGGGGCGGGTGGCGTGGGCGAAGAGGAAGCGCAGCAGCGCGTCGCTTTCCGCTGCCGTCAGTTCGTTGATGCGGGTGGTGAAGCCTTCATTGACGAACAGCCCCTTGCGCCCGGTGACCGGATGGGTGCGTACCACCGGGTGGCTGCGGGGCGGGTGCTTGCGCTTGGCGTCTTCCAGGCGCTCCTGTTCTTCGGGCGTGAGGCTGAAGCGTTCCTCGGGGAAGGAGCGGCTCAGGTCGTGGTTGGCGGTGAGGTCTTCCAACAGTTGCTGAATGGGTTTCGACAGCGCGTCGTAGGCGGCGCTGCTGCTGGCCCAGAGCGTGTCGCCGCCAAAGGGCGGCAGTTGCTTGGCGGCCAGCACCGCGCCCAATGCCGGGGTTTCCAGGAAGGTCACGTCGGTGTGCCAGAGGGCGTTGTCGCGCACATCGGTGACGGCGGTATCCAGCACCAGCACTTCCGGTTGTTCGGGGATGTTCGGGTAGATCGGATGGATATGCAGGTCGCCGAAGTGGCGGGCGAAGGCGGCTTGCTGTTGCGGGTTGAGCGGCTGGCCGCGAAAGAACAGCACCTGGTGGGTGAGCAGGGCGCGTTCCACCGCTTCGCGCTGCGTGGCGTCGAGGGGACGGTTGAGGTCGAGGCCTTCGACCACGGCGCCGAGGGCGGGGGAGAGCGGGGTGATGTGCAGAGGCATGGCGTTGTCTCGCGAGGCCCAACGAATGGGTCAGTGGTTCTGCCCATGCCAGGGCACGAGCTTGCGTTGCAGGGCGCGCAGGCCGAGTTCGAGGGCGAAGGCGATCAGGGCGATGACGAGGATGCCGAGGATCACCACATCGGTGACCAGGAACTGCGCCGCCGACTGCACCATGAAGCCCAAGCCGCGGGTGGCGGCCACCAGTTCGGCGGCCACCAGGGTGGACCAGCCGACGCCGAGGCCGATGCGTACGCCGGTGAGGATGTCCGGCAGGGCACTGGGCAGGATCACATGGCGGATCAGCTGCGCCTGGCTGGCGCCCAGGGACTGCGCCGCGCGCAGCTTCGCCGGGTCGACGTTGCGCACGCCGGTGGCGGTGGCGATGGCGATGGGGGCGAAGATCGCGAGGAAAATCAGCAATACCTTGGACAGCTCACCGATGCCGCACCAGATGACGATCAGCGGCAGGTAGGCCAGCGGCGGGATGGGCCGATAGAACTCGATCAGCGGGTCGAAGATGCCGCGTGCGATCCGATTGCGGCCGATGGCGACGCCCAGCGGAACGGCGGTCAGCACCGCCGCCAGCAGGGCCACGCCGATGCGCCCCAGGCTGGCGCCCAGGTGTTGCCAAAGGCTGGCGTCCATATAGCCCTGGTTCAGCAGTATCCAGCCCTTGCGCGCGATGGCCTGGGGGCTGGGCAGGAACAGCGGTTCGATCAGGCCGGCGGTGGTCACCGCCCACCACGCCAACACCAGGCTGGCCAGGGTGAGGATGCTGATGGACAGCGTGCTCAGTGGTCGGCGCTGGCGGGGATTCACGACCGGGGTGGCCTTGTCGGCCAGGGGCAGTTCGAGGCTGCTCATGCGCTTCTCCTCTGGCGTTCGGCGAAGACCTGGGCGAGCACGTGCTCGCGGGTCTCGATGAAGCGCGGGTCGGACTTGATCGCCCGCGCGCTTTCCCCGGCGGCGTAGCGCTGGCCGAAGTCCAGGCGCAGGCGCTCGCTGATGCGGCCCGGGTTGGGCGACAGCAGGATGAGTTCGGTGGCGAGGAACACGGCTTCCTCGATGTCGTGGGTAATCAGGAACACCGGCTTGGCGGTGCGACGCCAGACCTGCAACAGCAGCTCCTGCATCTGCTCGCGGGTGAAGGCGTCGAGGGCGCCGAAGGGTTCGTCCATCAGCAGCACGCGCGGGTCGGCGGCCAATGCGCGGGCGATGCCGACGCGCTGTTTCTGCCCGCCGGAAAGCTCCCAGATGCGGCGTTTGTCGAAGCCGGCCAGGTCCACCAGGGCAAGCATGTCGCGGGCGCGCGACTCGCGTTCGGTGCGGGGGATGCCGGCCAGCTCCAGGCCGAAGGCGACGTTGCCCAGCACGTCCTGCCAGGGCAGCAGGGCGTCGTCCTGGAACACCACGCCGCGCTCGGCACTTGGGCCGTTGACGGGGACGCCGTCGAGGCTGATGCGCCCGGCGCTGGGGGCGACGAAGCCGGCGATGAGGTTGAGCAGGGTGGTCTTGCCGCTGCCGGAGGGGCCGAGGGCCACCAGCAGTTCGCCGGGCCCGAGATTGAGGGAGATGTCGGTCAGTACCGGCTCGGCCGTGCCGGGGTACTGTGCGCTGATGCGCTCCAGTTGGAGTAGGGCCATTTTCTGCGAGTCTCTGGAGGGCCTGCCCGACAGCTCCGGGCAGGCGGCCGCCTGTCAGTTGGTGACGTATTTGGCGCTGACGTAGGGCGCGTAGTCGGGCAGCACGGCGTCGACCTTGCCCTGTTCCTTCAGGAAGGACGCGGTCTCGGTGAGCGCCTGGGTGGTGGGGGCACCGAGGGCGGTGGCCTGGTCGGCCGCCAGCGGGAATACGTTGCCCTGCAGCAGCAGCGGGATGTCCTCTGCCTTGGCGCCGGAGAGCTTCACCAGCTTGTCGATGTTGCCCTTGTCGGCCAGCCAGGCTTTCGGGTCCTTGCGGTAATCGGCGTAGGCGTCGAGGGTCACCTTGGCGAAGGCGCGGACGACTTCCGGGTGCTTCTCGGCGAAGTCCTTGCGCACGATCCAGGCATCGAAGGTGGGGGCGCCCAGCTTGCCCAGTTCGGCGGAGCTGATCAGCACCTTGCCGTTGGACTTGGCCACGCCCAGGGCCGGGTCCCAGACGTAGGTGGCGTCGATGTCGCCGCGCTGCCAGGCGGCGATGATGGCCGGCGGCGCGAGGTTGAGGATGGTCACCTTGGTGGGGTCGATCTGCCAGTGCTTGAGGGCCGCCAGCAGGCTGTAGTGGCCGGTGGAAACGAAGGGCACGGCGATCTTCTTGCCGATCAGATCCTCGGGCTTGGCGATGCCGGCGCCGTTGCGCGTCACCAGGGCTTCGGCGTCGCCGATCTGGGTGGCGATGAGGAAGGTCTGGATCGGCAACTGGCGTGTAGCGGCCGCCGCCAGGGGGCTGGAGCCGACATAGCCGATCTGCACGTCACCGGAGGCAACGGCGGTGATGACGTCGGCGCCGCTGTCGAACTTGCGCCAATCGATGCTGGACTTGCTCGCCTTCTCGTAGGCGCCGTCGGCCTGGGCCACCTTGGCCGGGTCGACGGTGGTCTGGTAGGCGACGGTGAAGTCCGCGGCGTGGGCGCTCAGGGCCAGGCCGCCAAGGGTCAGGGCCGCCAGCAGGCGACGGGGAAACAGGGACGGGATCATGGAGGTGCTCCTCAACGGGCTGGGGCCGGTCTTGGAGGCCGGGCCACGGGACAGGGGGATGCTGCGATCTGGGTGTCCGGTGGTCCGGTGAGCAGAATTTAGATGATCTAAAAAACTGCGAATAAATAATTTTTTGGAATGAGCTTAGAGATCGAGAAAGCTCAAGGGTTGGAATCTTTTATTCCATATAGCTATTTACATCTGAAAAATAATTCTTTTTTGAAATTAGCAGTCGCCCCCTAGAGTGGCGGCCTGCCGAAAGCGGACCGCCGCATCGCACTTGCACCGGAGCCTGTGAAAACGACAGTGGCTTCGAAGGTCACGCAGCGGCGTAACGCGTCTGCTCCTGCTCCGGGCATCCAACACCCTTAAAAGATCGCAATGGAGCATGAGCATGAACAAATCGTCCCTGACCCTGGCTGTCGCCCTTGGCGTGCTGGCCCAGCAGGCCGCCGCCGGCGGCTTCATCGAAGACAGCAAGGCCAACCTGGCGCTGCGCAACTTCTACATCAACCAGGACAACCGCGAAGGCGCGGCGGCGCCGTCGAAGCAGGAAGAGTGGGGCCAGGGCTTCCTCCTCAACTACAGCTCCGGCTTCACCGAGGGCACCGTCGGCGTCGGTGTCGACGCCCTCGGCCTGCTCGGCGTCCGGCTGGATTCCGGGCGCGGCACCCACTTCAACCCGACCAGCGCCAACTACGGCGGCATCGTCTTCCCCACCGACGAGGACGGCCGCGCGGTGGACGAGTTCAGTAGCCTGGGGCTGACCGGCAAGCTGCGCCTGTCGAAGACCGAGGCGCGCCTCGGCACCCTGCTGCCGAAGCTGCCGGTGGTGACCTACAACGACGGCCGCCTGCTGCCGCAGACCTTCGAGGGCGGGCAGGTGACCTCCAGCGAGATCGCTGGCCTGACCCTGGTCGGCGGCCAGCTGGA contains the following coding sequences:
- the tauC gene encoding taurine ABC transporter permease TauC, which gives rise to MSSLELPLADKATPVVNPRQRRPLSTLSISILTLASLVLAWWAVTTAGLIEPLFLPSPQAIARKGWILLNQGYMDASLWQHLGASLGRIGVALLAAVLTAVPLGVAIGRNRIARGIFDPLIEFYRPIPPLAYLPLIVIWCGIGELSKVLLIFLAIFAPIAIATATGVRNVDPAKLRAAQSLGASQAQLIRHVILPSALPDILTGVRIGLGVGWSTLVAAELVAATRGLGFMVQSAAQFLVTDVVILGILVIALIAFALELGLRALQRKLVPWHGQNH
- the tauB gene encoding taurine ABC transporter ATP-binding subunit, whose translation is MALLQLERISAQYPGTAEPVLTDISLNLGPGELLVALGPSGSGKTTLLNLIAGFVAPSAGRISLDGVPVNGPSAERGVVFQDDALLPWQDVLGNVAFGLELAGIPRTERESRARDMLALVDLAGFDKRRIWELSGGQKQRVGIARALAADPRVLLMDEPFGALDAFTREQMQELLLQVWRRTAKPVFLITHDIEEAVFLATELILLSPNPGRISERLRLDFGQRYAAGESARAIKSDPRFIETREHVLAQVFAERQRRSA
- the tauA gene encoding taurine ABC transporter substrate-binding protein; the encoded protein is MPSLFPRRLLAALTLGGLALSAHAADFTVAYQTTVDPAKVAQADGAYEKASKSSIDWRKFDSGADVITAVASGDVQIGYVGSSPLAAAATRQLPIQTFLIATQIGDAEALVTRNGAGIAKPEDLIGKKIAVPFVSTGHYSLLAALKHWQIDPTKVTILNLAPPAIIAAWQRGDIDATYVWDPALGVAKSNGKVLISSAELGKLGAPTFDAWIVRKDFAEKHPEVVRAFAKVTLDAYADYRKDPKAWLADKGNIDKLVKLSGAKAEDIPLLLQGNVFPLAADQATALGAPTTQALTETASFLKEQGKVDAVLPDYAPYVSAKYVTN